A stretch of DNA from Alphaproteobacteria bacterium:
TATTCCTCGCGCAACTCCTTGATGAGCTCCTCGATCTTTTGCGTCGAAATGGGGTCGAGTGCAGAGGCAGGCTCGTCGAGCAGGAGCACTTCGGGATTGAGTGCGATCGCTCGGGCGATGCACAGGCGCTGCTGCTGACCGCCGGAGAGACTTAGCCCCGAGGCGCGGAGCTTGTCTTTTACCTCGCCCCAGAGTGCCGACTTCGTGAGCGCGCGCTCGACACGCTCATCCATATCGACCGTCGGCAGGCGTTCGTAAAGCCGGATGCCGAAAGCGATATTATCGTAGATCGACATGGGAAAGGGCGTCGGCTTCTGGAACACCATACCCACACGGGAGCGCAGGCGATTGAGGTCGATTTTCGAGCTGAGAATATTTTCGCCGTCGAGGATCACTTCGCCCTCGGCCCGCATGTTCGGATAGAGCTGGTAAATGCGGTTGAGCGTTCGAAGCAGCGTCGACTTACCGCACCCTGACGGTCCAATGAGTGCCGTCACCCGCGCATCGTGGATCTTCATATTGACCGATTTCAAGGCAAGCGTTTGACCGTAATAGAAATTGAGATTGCGAATGTCGATCTTGACCTCCGTCGCTTCGTTCGCCGCGGCGCCCGCGTGCGGGAGGGGGGCCGGTGATCGAGGTGTCAGGTTTCCGCGCGGATCGCGGGGCGATTCTTGGTTGAACATGTTCGGTTCCTCTAGGTCCGCTTCGTCTGCTTGCCGAGGGTCATTCGCACGATGATGTTGATGGCGAGGATGATCGCCGTGATCAAAAGAGCACCCGCCCACGCCAGTTGCCGCCAATCGACATAGGGGCTGTTGGCGTAGTTGTAGATCACGATGGGAAGGTTTGCCATTTGGCGATTGATGTTGATCGACCAGAACTGATTACTGAGCACGGTGAAGATCAAGGGTGCGGTCTCGCCGGAAATTCGAGCAACGGCGAGCAGGATTCCCGTCAAAATGCCCGCTCGCGCTGCACGGTAGGACACCAACACGATGACCTTCCAGCGAGGTGCGCCGAGAGCCGTAGCCGCCTCGCGAAGATCGTTGGGTACGAGCTGCAGCATGTCTTCGCTCGTGCGCACCACCACCGGGATCGCGATGACCGCCAACGCCAGCGCACCCGCCCACGCCGAAAAATGGCGCGTCGGCACCACCGCTACTTCATAAATGAAAAGCCCGATCAAAATTGAGGGCGCTGAGAGCAGGATATCGTTGATGAACCGGGTCGCGTCGGCAATCCTGCTGTTCTTGCCGTATTCCGCGAGAAAGGTGCCCGCCAGCACGCCGACCGGCGCACCGATCGCGATCCCGAAAACTGTCAGGATCGTGCTCCCGACGATGGCGTTCAAGAGACCCCCGGACTCGCCGGGAGCAGGCGTCATTTGCGTGAACAATGCGAGGTTCATTCCGCTTATGCCATAATGCACGAGCGTTATGAGTATCGACGCAAGCAGGAAGATACCGAGTGCCGTCACCAGCACCGACGCGGTCATATTGATTTGATTGACGATCCGTCGGCGGCGATAGATCGAGAGCATTATTCACCGCACCTTGCTTGCGAGCTGGCGCAGCATCAGCTTGGCGATCACGAGCACCACGAACGTTATGACGAACAGCGTGAGGCCAAGCGCGATCAGCGAGGAAGAGTAGATATCGGAGTCGGCCTCGTTGAGCTGGTTCGCGATGGATGCCGAAATCGTGGTCCCCGATGCGAATAGCGATGCGCTGATTCTGTTCGAGTTCCCGATCACAAAGGTCACGGCCATCGTCTCGCCGAGTGCGCGGCCGAGCCCAAGCATGACGGCGCCCACCACGCTGGTACGCGTGTAGGGCAGCACGATTTTCCACACGACTTCCCACGTGGTGGCGCCGAGGCCGAAAGCAGATTCGCGCAGAAATGGCGGCACTGTCTCGAATACGTCTCGCATGACCGCTGAGATGAACGGCAGGATCATCAGGGCGAGGATCAGCCCCGCCGGCAAAATGCCGCCGCCGTTCGACTTCTCGCCGAACAGCACACCAGGCCCGCTGTCGCTGCCGAGCAGGTCATACAGCACCGGTTGGATGTGGTTGTTATAAAACGGCACAAAAACGAAAAGGCCCCACATGCCGTAAATGATGCTGGGAATCGCGGCCAGAAGCTCGACCGCAGTCGAAATCGGCCGCCGCAACCATTCAGGGGCAAGTTCGGTCAATACGATGACGATGCCGAGGCTGACCGGAATGCCGACGAGGAGTGCAATGATCGAGGTGACGATCGTGCCGTACATTGGCGCGAGGGCGCCGAACTTTTGAGTCACCGGATTCCAGGTACTCGTCGTGAAAAAGCCGAGGCCGAACTTGCCGAATGCGGGGGCGCTGCCCTGGACAAGCGAAAAGATGATCCCGCCCAATATGACGAGGACAAAGATTGCGAAGAAGAAGGTGAGGCCAAAGAAGACTTTATCCCCGACACGACCGGTGCCGCGCTCGGTTTCGCCATTATTGCGGGCCTTCATATCGTTCGAGGCGGCTTCGGCGACTGCCATCGGCTTCCTCATTTTGGACCGGCGAACTCTCCTTGGCATCGTCGACTGCGCAGCCGACGACGTTCCTGCCACGGGTCCCGGCTCCGTCGGCGAAGCGCGCTATGGACGCACGCCTCGCACGACCGGAGTTACGCGATCTAGTTCTGCACCATGCTTGCGGTGAATACGGGTTTGCCGTCCGCGGTCTTGATGTCCCGCTCCCATGTCCGCTCGACAAGCTCGATCACGTTGGCGGGCATCGGAATATAGTCCAATTCCTCCGCCATCTTTGCGCCATTGTGGTAAGCCCAGTCGAAGAACTTGAGCACTGCGGCCGCAGTGTCGGGCTTGTCCTGCTTCTTATAAAAGAGGATGAACGTCGCGCCCGTGATCGGCCAACTCGCATCGCCCGGCTGGTCCGTGAGGAGGAGGTTGAACCCCTCAGCCTTCTCCCAATCCGCATTGGCGGCAGCCGCCTGAAATGCCGATGCTTCCGGCTTCACGAATTTCCCTGCCTTGTTTGAAAGCTGGGTGTACGCGAGTTTGTTTTGGAGCGCATACGCATATTCGACGTAACCAATGCCACCGTCGATCTGCTTTGCGGACCCGGCGACGCCTTCGTTCCCTTTTGCACCGACACCGGTTGGCCACTCGACCGACGTGTTGACGCCGACCTTTTCCTTCCATTCCGGGCTCACCTTCGCGAGATAATTGGTGAAGATGAACGTCGTACCCGACCCGTCGGCGCGGTGAACGACCGTTATCGCCTCGTCGGGCAGCTTGAGGTCCGGATTGAGCTGCGCAATGGCTGGGTCGTTCCATTTGGTGATTTTATTGAGATAGATATCGGCCAGCACCGGCCCCGTGAGCTTCATCTGGCCGGCTTCTATCCCCTTGATATTGACGACCGGCACAACACCACCCATCACCATGGGGAACTGCATGAGGCCGGCTTCATCGAGGTCCTTGACCTCGAGCGGCATATCCGAGGCGCCAAAGTCGACCGTTTTTGCCTTGATCTGCTTAATGCCGCCGCCGGACCCGATCGACTGGTAGTTCATGCCAATACCGGTCTTGGTCTTGTAGGCATCTGCCCATTTGGCATAGATCGGATACGGAAACGTGGCCCCGGCACCTGAAATATCGGCAGCACGGGCTTGACCGACGCCAACGAGCATGGCGGCGCCCACCAGGACGCTCATTGTAATGCGTTTCATCTTGGGACTCCCTGCAAGTGACTCGAGCCACCTTCTCGCGCACGATCGGTGAGGGACGAGCGCCGGGATCGTAGGCGGTACTCGTTTCAATCGGGTGGCAAGTCTACTTAGGAAAAATTACGCTTATGCGTCATATTTATGACGATTAGGTCACCTCTGCCGGGCTGCGTAAACCGGCATCCATTCGCGAAAACCCAGGCCATTGCAAGCACTCGCCATCGAGGGCATTGTCTTTTGCATACCAACGGCATAGACGTTTCGGATTGCTATCGGGAAGAATTGGATGCGGATTGCGAAATTTCGGATCGGGCAACTGGTGCGCCACCGGGTCCACCCCTTCCGCGGGGTGATCTTCGATGTCGACCCGGTCTTTTCCAATACCGAGGAATGGCTCTTGTCGATTCCGGAGGACGTTCGTCCGCACCGCGACCAGCCCTTTTACCATCTGCTCGCGGAGAACGCGCAAAGTTCCTACGTCGCCTATGTCTCTGAACAGAACCTCCTGCCCGATGACAGCGGCAAGCCGATCGCCCATCCGCAAATCGGCGAGCATTTCGCCGGCATGGAAAACGGGCGGTACCTGCCTAAGAAAATCGTGCCGAATTGACCTGCCCGCGGGGGTGCGGCCCCCCGGGGGCCGTCACGCGAGGTAAATGGTTCCGTTGTCGGCCAGACGCCGAATTTCTGCGTCGTCGATGCCGTGCTCCGTCAGCACTTCGCGAGTATGCTCGCCGAAGCGAGGAGCGCCATGGCGCGGGCCGCTCGCCGAGGCGGAGAATTTGATCGGCATCCCAAGCGTTTCAAGCGGTCCGAGGCGACTGTGCGTCACTTCGGTCACCATGGCCCGCGCCCGCACCTGAGGATCGGCGTGCATAGCCTTGACGTCGAGGACCGGGCCGGCAGGCAGCCCAGCAGCCTCGCACTTCGCGAGCCATTGGGCGCTCGTTCGAGTCCGGAATTGCCGGGCCAGAATATCGTCGAGGGCCGCGAGGTTGGCCATGCGCCCCGCATTTTCTTTGAAACGCGGATCGCGCACGAGTTCGGGAACTTCAAGTATTTCGACCAAGCGCTTCCAGTTCGCCTGGTTGGCCGCCCCCACGTTGATCCAGCCATCCGCGGTTGGATATGCTTGATACGGCGCATTGAGAGGGTGGGAAGAGCCCATGGGCCCGGGTGCTATCCCGGTCGCGAAGCAAATCGCTGATTGCCAATAGGTGTGGATGATCCCCGCCTCGAACAGCGAGGTATCGACGCGTTGTCCCTTGCCTGTCTTGAGGCGTTCGACGTAAGCCGCCAAGACGCCGAGGGCGGCAAGGATCCCCGCGGTGATGTCCGTTATCGGTGCGCCCACCTTGACCGGCGGTCGGCCGGGCCCTTCCCCTGTGATGCTCATGAGGCCGCTCATGCCCTGGGCGATGAGATCGAAGCCGCCGCGGTCCGCATAGGGGCCCGTCCGCCCGAAGCCGGAAATCTCGCAGTAAATCAGCGCGGGATTGATCGCCGCGAGCCGTTCGTAGCCGAGGCCGAGCTTGTCCATGACGCCGCGACGGTAGTTTTCCGTCAGGATGTCGGCGCCGGCCACAAGACGGCGCAGAACGGCCTTGCCGTCTTCGCTCTTGAGGTTGAGGGCGATACCGCGCTTGTTCCGATTCATCATCATGAACGCGGCCGACTCGCCGCCGATTTCGGGTGGGACCATCCGACGGGCGTCGTCCCCGCCTGGATTGCGCTCAATCTTCACGACGTCCGCGCCGAGGTCGGCAAGCATGAGCCCGCAAACCGGCCCCGCCATCACGTGCGCCAGTTCTAAGACCTTGAGACCGTGAAGGGGTCCCGCTTGCCGGCCCGCCATGGCTCCCTCAAGCTCCTTCCGAGATTGCCTCTGTGTGCGTTCCAGCGAGCGCGCGCTCCGGGTGCATCCAGAATGCGAGCACCGCGCCCGCGAGGAGCAAGCCGATAGAGCCCCAGAACGGCACATGCCAATCGCCCGTGAGGTCTACCAGCCAGCCGAACACAATCGGCGAGACGAAACCCGCGATCGCCGAGCCTGTGTTCATGATTCCGCTCGCCGTGCCCGAGAATCCGGGCGCTATGTCCATCGGCACCGACCAGATCGGACCGATCGTCAACTCGAGGCAGAAAAACGCGCAACCGAGCGCCACCGTTATGATCGTGAGGTCCTTGAGCAGCAGAACTGGGAGAAGAAAGCAAAGAGACGTCAGGAGGCTGACGACAATAACATTTCGCCGCGCGATCGCCAGGCTTCCAGTCTTGCGAAGCAGCCAATCGCTGATGATCCCGCCCACGGTATCCCCAACGGCGCCGAAGGCCGTGACGCCAAAGGTGAAAAGTGCGGTCTTGGTGATTTCGAGGTTATAACCCACGCGAAAGAATGACGGAATCCAAGTGAGATAAAGCCACAGCGTCCAGGCGTAGCAGAAATAGACGATCGTCGTCGGCATCATACGCGCGAGCAATCGGCCCCAGGGCACCGGCTCGGCGTCGACCGCGCGGCCGTCACGGTAGGCGGGAAGCTCAGCAAGCTCGAATTTTGTCATGCCTTTGTGCTCGCGCGGGTCGTCTCGGAAATACCATGCCCAGGACAGCACCCACAGAAGGCTTACTAGGCCGACAACGATAAACGAGCTGCGCCAACCCCAGTTGACGATGAGCCACGCGACGACGAGCGGCGTGATCGCTATGGCGGCCCGCGCGAAGCTGTGGGTGATGCCCTGGGCAAAGGCGCGTTTACTTTTCGTGAGCCAATTCGACATTGCGCGCGTCGCGGTCGGGAATGTCGCCCCTTCCCCGAGGCCGAGCACGAAGCGGACGAGAAGGAGGGAGACAAAGCCGTTCACGAACCCCGTCAGGATGGTCGCGGCGGCCCACACGAATCCGCAAATACTCAATGTCAGGCGTGGACCCAGCCGATCCCCGATCCAGCCGCCGACGATTTGAAAGAGGGCGTAGGCATATCCGAAAGCGCCGAAAGCGTAACCCAGCTGGGTGTTGCTGAGGCCAAGCTCGACCTTGATATCCGTGGCCGCAGTCGCCGTATTTACGCGGTCGACATAGGTGATGAAATACATGGCACAGAGGAACGCCAAGAATATGTTCGTCGCCGTGAACAGCCGCCGCGGGAGCGGCTCTGCCAAGTTCATGTTTCCTCCCTGCTTGGCTACTTCATTGCGGCCGATTGTTCTCGGATTTTTTTACTTCACCTCCGACGCATCGCTCGGTCGTGCGCTCGTGAGACTATACTGTGGCGCCGCCCTGTACCCCTCGCGGGGTTTCATCAGTAGTTGCCTCCAAGATAGCTCAGGGCGGCGGAAACACCGCTTGCCTTGATCGGCACACCTGCCGCTTGCAGGCCCATCTCGACGCCACAGAGGGTCCCGGCAAGCATCAGATCGTTGAAGTCGCCGAGATGGCCGATGCGAAATACCTTGCCCTGAAGCTTGCCGAGCCCGTTTCCGAGCGAGAGGTTGTAGCGTTCGAGAGTTACTTTCCGGAACGCGTCGGCGTCGTGTCCAGCGGGAAGCAGAACCGCGGTCAGCGAACTCGAATATTCCCGCGGCTCGAGGCAAAGGATTTCGAGGCCCCACGCACGCACCGCCCGGCGCGTCGCTTCGGCATGGCGGTCGTGACGCGCGAAGACATTGTCGAGGCCTTCCTCGAGCAGCATCGCAATGGCCTCCTTGAGCCCGTAGAGGAGATTGGTTGCGGGTGTATAAGGAAAATAGCCGGTCGCGTTCGAGGCCAGCATCTCCTCCCAATTCCAGTAGGAACGCGGGAGCTTGGCTGTCTTGCCCGCGGCGCGCGCCTTGTCGCTCACGGCATTGAAGCTGAGCCCGGGCGGCAGCATGAGTCCCTTTTGCGACCCGGCAACCGTCACGTCGACGCCCCACTCGTCATGGCGGTAGTCGATCGAGGCGAGGGAGGAAATTGTATCGACCATGAAGAGTGCCGGATGCCTTGCACGATCGATCGCGGCGCGCACGTCGGCCACGCGGGAGGTAACGCCTGTCGAAGTCTCGTTGTGGACAATGCAGACGGCCTTGATCTTTTTCGCGCGGTCCTCGGCAAGCTTCGCCTCGACCGCCGCTGGATCGACGCCGTGACGCCAATCGCCGGGGATCAAATCGACCTCGAGGCCGAGCCGGCCCGCCATTCGAAACCAAAGGCTCGCAAAATGACCTGTCTCGGCCATCAACACCTTGTCGCCGGGGGATAACGTATTCACCAGTGCGGCTTCCCAGGCGCCGGTGCCGGAGGCGGGAAAAATCACGACCGGCCCGTCTGTCTTGAAGATTTTCCGAACAGCTTCGAGTAGCTCGTGGCCCATGCGGCCGAAAGCGGGCCCGCGGTGATCCATCGTGGGATTGTCGATCGCGCGCAATACGCGATCCGGCACATTGGTCGGGCCTGGAATTTGAAGGAAATGGCGGCCGCTGTGATAGGTCATGAGTTCTCTCGCTCGTGCCAATCAGGCTGAAAAGTTAAGGAGAATTGGTCTCCGTGAGATTATGCATTCAAAATGACAGCTGTCAATTGAATGCTGGTTTGTAGTCAAAGCATTGATAAAATGCAGATTAACAAGAATCCGGCAAAATTCTCGGCTCGCCAAACTTGCTAATTGCATTCAATTTTGGGATCGGCGATGATAATGGAAACGACCCTGCGGAGAGCATGACGGCGCATGGACGAGGCATCGACCGAACGCAAACGCGAGAGTGCCGCGATCACAGCGCATATGCATCGCGCGCTTGGCGGCGGCACCCGTGCCATCAAAACTCGCATTGGGGATCCGGCCCTTGCCGCCCGACTCCGGCAAGAGATCGAGGGCGTGGTGCGCTTCGATCCCTTCACGCGCGGGCGCTATTCGACCGACGCTTCGATCTACCAGATCGAACCGATCGGCGTCGTCATTCCGAGGACCGAGGCCGACATTGTCCGCGTCGTGGAGATCGCTGCGGCGGAAGGTGTGCCGGTGCTGCCGCGCGGCGGCGGCACGTCCCAGTGCGGCCAGACGGTCGGTGCAGCGATTGTCGTCGATGTAAGCCCAACGCTCAACCGTGTGATCGAGCTCGATGCGCCGAATCGTCGCGCCGTCGTCGAGCCCGGCATCGTGCTCGACCGGCTCAATGCCCTCCTGCGACCGCATGGGCTTTTTTTCCCTGTCGACGTGTCGACCTCGAGCCGAGCGACCATCGGCGGCATGACCGGCAACAATTCGTGCGGCGCGCGCTCGATCCGCTTCGGCACCATGCGTGACAACGTGCGCGCAATCGACGCAACTCTTGCCGACGGCACGAGCATGCGCTTTGGCGAGCTTGACGCCGCCGGAGACCCGACGCCGGCGCAAGGCAGGATGACCGCGGCGCTCCTAGACCTCGGACGGCGCGAGGCGGACGAGATCGCAGCGCGGTTCCCGAGCCTGCAGCGCCGCGTGGGCGGATACAATATCGACGCCCTCACCCCGCGCGGCGCCAATGCGCCACCGATCAACTTCGCGCATCTTCTCGTGGGCTCGGAGGGTACTCTTGCCTTTTCGCGCCGGATCGAGCTTCGCCTGCATTCGATCCCGAAGCACAAGATCCTTGGAGTTTGCCATTTTCCCACCTTTTACAAGGCGATGGCGGCAACCAAGCATATCGTCGCCCTCGGCCCCGACGCGGTCGAGCTTGTCGACCGCACGATGATCGAGCTTGCGCGCGATATTCCAATCTTCCGCCCGACGATCGAGCGTTTCGTGCGCGGCGAACCCGACGCCCTCCTCCTTGTCGAGTTCGCGGGTGAAGAACTCGACCCGCAAATTGCACGGTTGCGCGGTCTCGTCGAACTCATGGGCGATCTCGGATTTCCCGGCGGCGTCGTAGAAGCGATCGACCCCGCGTTCCAGCGCGATGTGTGGGAGGTGCGCAAATCCGGGCTCAACATCATGATGTCGATGAAAGGCGACGGCAAACCGGTATCGTTCATCGAGGATTGCGCCGTTTCGCTCGACGATCTCGCCGACTACACCGCGCGCCTTACGGAAATTTTCACCAAGCACGGCACGACCGGCACCTGGTACGCCCACGCCTCGGTCGGCTGCCTCCATGTCCGCCCGATCCTCAACATGAAGGACGCGGAGGGGGCCAGGAAAATGCGCGCGATTGCGGAAGAGGCGTTCGAGATCGTGCGCGAATACAAGGGTTCCCACTCAGGCGAGCACGGCGATGGGCTCGTGCGGTCGGAATTTCACAAGCCGATGTTCGGCTCCCGCATGGTCGCGGCGTTCGAGGCGGTCAAGGACATACTCGACCCGAAGGGTGTGTTCAATCCCGGCAAGATCGTGCGCGCGCCGAAAATGGACGATCGCACACTCTTTCGATTCAAGCCGGATTATGTGACGCCGGCATTCGACACAGCCCTCGATTGGTCTGCATGGGGTGGGTTCGGCGGCGCCATTGAGATGTGCAACAACAACGGCGAATGCCGCAAATTCGACGCGAGCGTGATGTGCCCGTCCTACCGCGTGACGATGGACGAACAGCACGTCACACGCGGCCGCGCCAACAGCCTGCGCCTGGCGATCTCGGGCCAGCTCGGACCCGATGCCTTCGCCTCGGATGCGCTCGCAGACACGATGAAGCTCTGCGTCGGCTGCAAGGGCTGCAAGCGCGAATGTCCGACTGGCGTCGACATGGCGCGCATGAAGACCGAGTTTCTTTACCATTACAGCAAGCGTCACGGACTTTCGGCGCGTGATCGCCTCGTCGCCTACCTCCCCCGTTATGCGCCTTACCTCGCGAGACTGGCGCCACTGGCGAACCTGCGCAACGCTGGTTCGTTCTTGGCCGAGCTGGGCGAACGCTGGTTCGGCATCGCGGCCGCCCGCAGCCTGCCCGAATGGCGGCGCGATATTTTCAACGTCTCGCCAGTGACTTCACCCGGCCGGGACGCACAAGAAGTCGTTCTCGTGGCCGACACCTTTTCGACCTATTTCGAGCCCGAGAATGCATACGCCGCACTCGACGTGCTCAAGGCGGGGGGTTACGGCGTGCATGTCGCCGCAGCGCGAGACGGCGGCCGCCCGCTTTGTTGTGGACGGACCTTCCTCGCCGCCGGTCTCGTCGATGAAGCGCGCAAGGAGGCCAATCGTCTTCTCGATGCCGTCGCACCGTTCGTCGAGCGCGGTGTGCCAATCGTGGGGCTCGAGCCCTCCTGCCTCCTCACTCTGCGCGACGAGATGACAGCCATGCACTTGGGGCCGAGGGCAACCGCCCTCGCGAATTGCGCCAAGCTCTTCGAGGAATTTCTCGCTGCGGAGATGAAGGTCGGAAGGCTCGACCTCCCACTCCGTGCCATCCCCTACAAGAAGGCGATCCTCCACGGCCATTGTCACCAAAAGGCATTCGCCGCCATGAATACCGTCGAACGCATCTTGCGCCTCGTTCCTGGACTCGAGGTCGAGACAGTCGCGTCTTCCTGCTGTGGCATGGCCGGCGCCTTCGGCTTTCAGGCGGAGACCTACGAAACGTCCATGCGCATGGCGGAAGCGGCCCTTCTTCCCGCCGTGCGCAAGGCGGGCGAGGACACCCTTATCGTGGCGGACGGTACGAGCTGCCGCCATCAGATCAAGGACGGCGCCGGCCGAGAGGCCATGCACGTCGCCCGGGTGCTCGCCATGGCGCTATCGCCGAACGAGACCGTCGGTCGAGACGACACGAAGAATGGGTCGGCATCAACCCCGAACGATGGGCGCTGAGGCCATGGCCAGGTCCGATTCCGCCGACTTGGTGCTCGTCGAGGAGATGCCCGCTTCGCCATTCAAGCGCGGCAACTTCGCCCAGGTCGCAGCAGACCGCCTGCGTGAAATGATTGTCGAGGGGGCACTGGCGCCGGGCAGCAAGCTCAGGGAGCGTGAGCTATGCCAAAAAATGGGCATCTCGCGCACGCCCCTGCGCGAGGCGTTCAAAGTGCTCGCGGCCGACGGGCTCGTCGTACTTCACCCAAGTCGTGGCGCAACCGTTTCACGCCTCCGGATCGATGAAGTCGAGGAGATGTTCGCGGTGATGGCGGCGCTCGAAGCACTTTCGGGCGAGCTTGCCGCCGAGCGAATCACGGACGAAGAGATCGCCGAGATTCGTGTCATCCACGCGCAGATGCTGCTTCACTACACGCGCGGCGAGCTCGCACCCTACTTTCAGTGCAATCAACGGATTCATGAGAAAATTTTAGCGGCTGCCCGAAATCCGACCCTCGCCAGCACTTATCGCGCACTCTCGGGCCGAGTTAGGCGCGCGCGCTACATCGCCAACATGTCGCGGGCGCGTTGGGCGCAGGCGGTCGCCGAGCACGAGCAGATACTCGCAGCACTCGTTGCACGGGACGGGGCAAATCTCTCGGCCCTCCTCAAGCGCCACCTCAAGAACAAGGGCGAGACCGTAAGGGAATCCCTTCTCGCCGAGTCCCCACGTCGCGCGGCTGGCGGATTGACTTCTTGAAGAACGCCTCAAACAGAAACGCCGACGTTGAGACACACTTGCGATTGATGTAAGAGCTTTTCACATGAGCTGGTCGAGACATGGGCGCGGTCCTAGCCGGGGCACCTATCACCACGGCGACCTCAAGGAGGCGCTCATCCGTGCAGCGCTGGCGCTGATCGCCGAGAAAGGCCCGGCGGGCTTCACGTTTGCCGAAGCCGCACGTGCGGCAGGCGTGAGTGCGGCCGCCCCCTATCGTCACTTCCGCGACCGGGATGACGTAATTGCCGATGTGGCGCGACGGGGATTCGAGCGATTCGAGTCGGCGCTTGCGAAGGCCTGGGATGGCGGCCGTCCCGACCCGCTCACGGCGTTCCAACGGCTCGGCAAAGCTTATCTTGCCTTCGCACGTGAAGAGCCCGCGTATTATTCGGCCATGTTCGAGGCGGGGATTGCACCCGATGCAGACCCGGCACTTGCGCAAGCGGGCGAGCGCGCCTTCGCCGTCTTGCGCGAGGCGTCGCAAGCGCTTTGCATGCTCGTGCCCACACCACAGCGACCACCCCCGCTCATGATGGCGCTTCATATTTGGGCGCTCGCTCACGGCGTCGCCTCGCTTTTCGGTCGAGGCGACGCCGCACGTCGCAAGCTCCCCATGTCGGCGGAAGACCTTCTCGAAGCCGCGGTACTCGTTTATTTGCGCGGCCTCGGCCTTCATGCGGAGCGGACCGCGGCGCGGTAGAAGGACTACCACCGCCGGATTGCCCTCGGCTCGTCAGGGCTATCCATCCGGACCCTTGACAGGCCATGCCCGCATCGATATCTATGTTAATGTAAAAAACATTAACATGAGGCCACCATGGATATCGCGGCGCGCATGGACGATTTTGGGAAGCCGGCCTGGATCGGTCTTATGGTCTTGGGCTTCATCTTCTTCTGGCCGCTGGGCCTTGCGGTCCTGGCCTATCTTTTATGGAGTGGACGAATGGGAC
This window harbors:
- a CDS encoding CoA transferase; this encodes MAGRQAGPLHGLKVLELAHVMAGPVCGLMLADLGADVVKIERNPGGDDARRMVPPEIGGESAAFMMMNRNKRGIALNLKSEDGKAVLRRLVAGADILTENYRRGVMDKLGLGYERLAAINPALIYCEISGFGRTGPYADRGGFDLIAQGMSGLMSITGEGPGRPPVKVGAPITDITAGILAALGVLAAYVERLKTGKGQRVDTSLFEAGIIHTYWQSAICFATGIAPGPMGSSHPLNAPYQAYPTADGWINVGAANQANWKRLVEILEVPELVRDPRFKENAGRMANLAALDDILARQFRTRTSAQWLAKCEAAGLPAGPVLDVKAMHADPQVRARAMVTEVTHSRLGPLETLGMPIKFSASASGPRHGAPRFGEHTREVLTEHGIDDAEIRRLADNGTIYLA
- the pstA gene encoding phosphate ABC transporter permease PstA, whose protein sequence is MLSIYRRRRIVNQINMTASVLVTALGIFLLASILITLVHYGISGMNLALFTQMTPAPGESGGLLNAIVGSTILTVFGIAIGAPVGVLAGTFLAEYGKNSRIADATRFINDILLSAPSILIGLFIYEVAVVPTRHFSAWAGALALAVIAIPVVVRTSEDMLQLVPNDLREAATALGAPRWKVIVLVSYRAARAGILTGILLAVARISGETAPLIFTVLSNQFWSININRQMANLPIVIYNYANSPYVDWRQLAWAGALLITAIILAINIIVRMTLGKQTKRT
- the hspQ gene encoding heat shock protein HspQ, whose protein sequence is MRIAKFRIGQLVRHRVHPFRGVIFDVDPVFSNTEEWLLSIPEDVRPHRDQPFYHLLAENAQSSYVAYVSEQNLLPDDSGKPIAHPQIGEHFAGMENGRYLPKKIVPN
- the pstC gene encoding phosphate ABC transporter permease subunit PstC, which gives rise to MAVAEAASNDMKARNNGETERGTGRVGDKVFFGLTFFFAIFVLVILGGIIFSLVQGSAPAFGKFGLGFFTTSTWNPVTQKFGALAPMYGTIVTSIIALLVGIPVSLGIVIVLTELAPEWLRRPISTAVELLAAIPSIIYGMWGLFVFVPFYNNHIQPVLYDLLGSDSGPGVLFGEKSNGGGILPAGLILALMILPFISAVMRDVFETVPPFLRESAFGLGATTWEVVWKIVLPYTRTSVVGAVMLGLGRALGETMAVTFVIGNSNRISASLFASGTTISASIANQLNEADSDIYSSSLIALGLTLFVITFVVLVIAKLMLRQLASKVR
- the pstB gene encoding phosphate ABC transporter ATP-binding protein PstB, whose translation is MFNQESPRDPRGNLTPRSPAPLPHAGAAANEATEVKIDIRNLNFYYGQTLALKSVNMKIHDARVTALIGPSGCGKSTLLRTLNRIYQLYPNMRAEGEVILDGENILSSKIDLNRLRSRVGMVFQKPTPFPMSIYDNIAFGIRLYERLPTVDMDERVERALTKSALWGEVKDKLRASGLSLSGGQQQRLCIARAIALNPEVLLLDEPASALDPISTQKIEELIKELREEYTVVIVTHNLQQAARVSDYTALMYLGELVEFADTETIFTRPTKKQTEDYVTGRFG
- a CDS encoding MFS transporter, with amino-acid sequence MNLAEPLPRRLFTATNIFLAFLCAMYFITYVDRVNTATAATDIKVELGLSNTQLGYAFGAFGYAYALFQIVGGWIGDRLGPRLTLSICGFVWAAATILTGFVNGFVSLLLVRFVLGLGEGATFPTATRAMSNWLTKSKRAFAQGITHSFARAAIAITPLVVAWLIVNWGWRSSFIVVGLVSLLWVLSWAWYFRDDPREHKGMTKFELAELPAYRDGRAVDAEPVPWGRLLARMMPTTIVYFCYAWTLWLYLTWIPSFFRVGYNLEITKTALFTFGVTAFGAVGDTVGGIISDWLLRKTGSLAIARRNVIVVSLLTSLCFLLPVLLLKDLTIITVALGCAFFCLELTIGPIWSVPMDIAPGFSGTASGIMNTGSAIAGFVSPIVFGWLVDLTGDWHVPFWGSIGLLLAGAVLAFWMHPERALAGTHTEAISEGA
- the pstS gene encoding phosphate ABC transporter substrate-binding protein PstS, whose protein sequence is MKRITMSVLVGAAMLVGVGQARAADISGAGATFPYPIYAKWADAYKTKTGIGMNYQSIGSGGGIKQIKAKTVDFGASDMPLEVKDLDEAGLMQFPMVMGGVVPVVNIKGIEAGQMKLTGPVLADIYLNKITKWNDPAIAQLNPDLKLPDEAITVVHRADGSGTTFIFTNYLAKVSPEWKEKVGVNTSVEWPTGVGAKGNEGVAGSAKQIDGGIGYVEYAYALQNKLAYTQLSNKAGKFVKPEASAFQAAAANADWEKAEGFNLLLTDQPGDASWPITGATFILFYKKQDKPDTAAAVLKFFDWAYHNGAKMAEELDYIPMPANVIELVERTWERDIKTADGKPVFTASMVQN